One Corynebacterium uterequi DNA segment encodes these proteins:
- a CDS encoding potassium channel family protein produces MRNSFSERFRGDVELNDLPDHALLGVINIPRSVTASPWALIARRLLYATILTLAITLLVYFDEDGYTEPLTFVDALYYSAVSLSTTGYGDITPVTQEARLLNIFVVTPARVAFLILLVGTTLAVLTENSRKTLQIQRWRKTVRNHTVVIGYGTKGRSAVSALLADGVSPNTIVVVDTNKAVLSRAEQQGLVTVHGTGTKADVLKIAGVPRARSVVVAPSSDDTAVLVTLSVREIAPKAVIVASVRESENQHLLEQSGADSVVISSETAGRLLGLATVTPRVVEMMEDLLSPDEGFAIAERIVGEDEVGANPRHLADIVLGVVRSGELYRIDSPEAETVEPGDRLLYIRRTTGRNLPR; encoded by the coding sequence GTGAGAAACAGTTTTAGCGAGCGCTTCCGCGGGGACGTGGAGCTCAACGACCTGCCGGATCACGCCCTGCTGGGGGTTATCAACATTCCCCGGTCGGTGACGGCCAGCCCGTGGGCTCTCATCGCCCGCCGTCTGCTGTACGCCACCATCCTCACGCTGGCGATCACCTTGCTCGTGTACTTCGACGAGGACGGCTACACCGAGCCACTCACCTTCGTGGACGCCTTGTATTACTCCGCGGTTTCGCTATCGACGACCGGTTATGGCGATATCACCCCGGTGACTCAGGAAGCCCGCCTGCTCAACATCTTCGTGGTCACCCCGGCTAGGGTGGCGTTCCTGATCCTCTTGGTCGGTACCACCCTGGCCGTGCTGACCGAGAATTCGCGTAAAACCCTGCAGATCCAACGTTGGAGGAAAACCGTGCGCAATCACACCGTGGTGATCGGCTACGGCACGAAGGGCCGTTCGGCGGTCTCGGCGCTGCTGGCCGATGGCGTGTCCCCAAACACCATCGTGGTCGTGGATACCAATAAGGCTGTGCTCAGCCGGGCCGAACAACAGGGCCTAGTCACGGTCCACGGAACCGGGACCAAGGCGGACGTGCTCAAGATCGCCGGGGTTCCCCGGGCCCGCAGCGTCGTCGTCGCCCCGAGCTCGGATGATACGGCGGTGCTGGTGACACTGTCGGTGCGAGAGATCGCACCGAAGGCGGTGATCGTCGCCTCGGTGCGCGAGTCGGAAAACCAACACCTGCTTGAACAATCCGGCGCGGACTCGGTGGTGATCTCCTCCGAGACCGCCGGGCGCCTGCTGGGGTTGGCTACCGTTACCCCGCGCGTCGTGGAGATGATGGAGGACCTGCTCAGCCCCGACGAGGGCTTTGCCATCGCCGAGCGCATCGTCGGCGAAGACGAGGTGGGCGCGAACCCGCGCCACCTGGCGGACATCGTGCTGGGCGTCGTGAGGTCCGGCGAGTTGTATCGCATCGACTCCCCGGAGGCGGAGACCGTCGAGCCCGGCGACCGGTTGCTCTACATCCGCCGCACGACGGGCAGGAACCTGCCCCGATGA
- a CDS encoding NAD(+) diphosphatase, protein MTSRQVLFTSADGRVLCDGTGRPAVVAAEIDRARLVRVDASTWAARMSDAEEATWSQRGLTLRNSRPLLGDRRVAKALAVLAHRDAYHFDPRDGSKLEFASDGAVARGSSGRLIFPRIDPAVIGIVGLPGGDEILLARNRRHDYFSLIAGYVGTGESLEEAFIREVGEETGRRACDPTYWGSQPWPLGGSVMVGFSAWTTDREPALPTDDELAEVAWVTRDTLEHYPLSAKGSIARAMIDDWAAGKLTIGGQA, encoded by the coding sequence ATGACCTCCCGGCAGGTCCTGTTCACCAGCGCGGACGGCCGGGTCCTGTGCGACGGCACCGGCCGGCCCGCCGTGGTCGCCGCCGAGATCGACCGCGCCCGCCTGGTCCGTGTCGATGCGTCGACGTGGGCGGCGCGGATGAGCGATGCCGAGGAAGCCACTTGGTCGCAGCGCGGGCTGACGCTGCGGAACTCCCGCCCGCTGCTCGGCGACCGTCGGGTTGCCAAGGCGCTGGCGGTGCTCGCTCACCGGGACGCCTATCACTTCGACCCGCGAGACGGGTCGAAGCTGGAGTTCGCCAGTGACGGGGCCGTCGCCCGGGGAAGCTCGGGGCGGCTTATCTTCCCCCGTATTGACCCGGCGGTCATCGGCATCGTCGGGCTGCCTGGCGGCGATGAGATCCTGCTGGCCCGCAACCGCCGGCACGATTACTTCTCGCTCATCGCCGGCTACGTGGGTACAGGGGAGTCCCTGGAGGAGGCCTTCATCCGCGAGGTGGGTGAGGAGACGGGCCGGCGGGCCTGCGATCCGACCTATTGGGGCAGCCAGCCGTGGCCGCTGGGTGGGTCCGTCATGGTGGGATTCAGCGCGTGGACCACCGACCGGGAGCCGGCGCTGCCCACCGATGATGAGCTCGCCGAGGTCGCCTGGGTCACTCGGGACACGCTCGAACACTACCCTCTGTCCGCCAAGGGGTCGATCGCCCGCGCGATGATCGACGACTGGGCGGCGGGGAAGCTGACGATAGGTGGGCAGGCATGA
- a CDS encoding ATP-dependent helicase, with product MIDLDALDPDQRVAATAPRGPVCILAGAGTGKTRTITYRIAHLVDAGFVSQHQVLAVTFTRRAAGEMRERINRLGIGGVNVQTFNAAASHQLRYFWPHIGGAVPWQYLSNSWELVRDVARGMKLNPTRENIRDLRDEIDWAKATLLTPDTYPAAVDAYHRTPPFSAAAVAEAYRRYERLKSTPEKILLDFSDTMLHMAGALESIPAVAEEFRSRYRCFVVDEYQDVTPLQQRLLEGWLGDRDDLTVVGDANQTIFSFTGASPEYLLNFSRTYPNAAVVKLQRDYRSTPQVTELANDVIGRARGRAAGTRLSLQGMRAPGPNPSFHGYPDEETEAREVASRVQQLIDDGVPAREIAILYRINGQSAVFEQALDDAGIVYQVRGGERFFARRDVSQALRHLAEASRRTDLPDDPVAIARAALIPLGLTPEQPQGVQARERWQMLKALVDLVEQLVRDRPGIDIRGVVAVLEQRRKDGNPPSVDGVTLASLHASKGLEWDAVFLTGLFESMVPYRQAIDAGEGHIEEERRLFYVGVTRAREHLFLSWSQARHSGGQPRSRTRFLDGIVPDDQPANATGRAKRARRCSVCTLPLNSPAERVLGRHESCPSGMDVEVFKALRAWRADVAKADGVPAFVVFSDATLTAIAEAMPTTIEQLLSISGIGQVKVQRYGEDLLGVLAPFA from the coding sequence ATGATCGATCTTGACGCGTTAGACCCGGACCAGCGGGTGGCGGCCACCGCCCCCCGAGGGCCGGTGTGCATCCTGGCCGGCGCGGGAACGGGCAAGACCCGAACCATCACGTACCGTATCGCGCACCTCGTCGACGCCGGCTTTGTCTCCCAACACCAGGTGCTGGCGGTGACGTTCACCCGTCGGGCTGCCGGGGAGATGCGCGAGCGCATTAACCGCCTCGGTATCGGTGGGGTCAATGTTCAGACGTTCAACGCGGCGGCGTCCCATCAGCTTCGTTACTTTTGGCCCCACATCGGCGGTGCGGTGCCGTGGCAGTACCTGTCGAACTCGTGGGAGCTGGTGCGCGACGTCGCCCGCGGGATGAAGCTCAACCCGACCCGAGAGAACATCCGCGACTTGCGCGATGAGATCGACTGGGCCAAGGCGACGCTGCTCACCCCGGACACGTACCCGGCCGCCGTCGACGCGTACCACCGCACCCCGCCGTTTAGTGCGGCAGCGGTGGCCGAGGCCTATCGGAGATACGAGCGTCTCAAATCCACCCCGGAGAAGATCCTGCTGGACTTTTCCGACACCATGCTGCACATGGCCGGGGCGTTGGAGAGTATCCCGGCGGTGGCGGAGGAGTTCCGCTCCCGGTATCGGTGCTTCGTCGTCGACGAGTATCAGGACGTCACCCCCTTGCAGCAGCGTCTGCTGGAGGGCTGGTTGGGAGATCGCGATGACCTCACCGTCGTCGGCGACGCTAACCAGACCATCTTTTCCTTCACCGGCGCCTCCCCGGAGTATCTGCTTAATTTTTCCCGCACCTACCCCAACGCCGCCGTCGTCAAGCTGCAGCGTGACTACCGCTCCACCCCGCAGGTCACGGAGTTGGCGAATGACGTCATCGGCCGGGCCCGGGGCCGGGCGGCAGGAACGCGGTTGTCTTTGCAGGGTATGCGCGCGCCGGGGCCGAATCCGAGTTTCCATGGCTACCCCGACGAGGAGACCGAGGCCCGCGAGGTGGCCAGCCGCGTCCAGCAGCTCATCGACGACGGGGTGCCGGCGCGCGAGATCGCCATCTTGTACCGCATCAACGGCCAGTCGGCCGTCTTCGAGCAGGCCCTCGACGACGCCGGCATCGTCTACCAGGTCCGTGGCGGCGAGCGCTTTTTCGCCCGCCGGGACGTCTCTCAGGCGTTGCGCCACTTGGCCGAGGCGAGCAGGCGAACGGACCTGCCCGACGATCCGGTGGCTATCGCCCGCGCCGCGCTCATCCCGCTGGGGCTCACTCCGGAGCAACCGCAGGGCGTGCAGGCCCGGGAGCGTTGGCAGATGCTCAAGGCGCTGGTGGACCTCGTTGAACAGCTGGTTCGGGACCGACCGGGCATCGACATCCGCGGCGTGGTGGCGGTGTTGGAGCAGCGCCGCAAAGACGGCAACCCACCGAGCGTCGACGGGGTGACCTTGGCCAGCCTCCATGCCTCAAAGGGGTTGGAGTGGGACGCGGTGTTCCTCACCGGCCTGTTCGAGTCGATGGTGCCCTACCGGCAGGCCATCGACGCCGGCGAGGGGCATATCGAGGAGGAGCGTCGACTGTTTTATGTCGGTGTCACCCGCGCCCGGGAGCATCTGTTCCTCTCGTGGTCCCAGGCGCGCCACAGCGGTGGACAGCCTCGTTCCCGGACCCGGTTTCTCGACGGCATCGTGCCCGACGACCAGCCGGCGAACGCCACCGGACGCGCGAAGCGGGCGCGGCGCTGCTCGGTGTGCACCTTGCCGCTCAACTCGCCAGCGGAGCGGGTGCTGGGGCGTCACGAGTCCTGCCCTTCGGGGATGGACGTCGAAGTGTTCAAAGCCCTGCGGGCGTGGCGGGCGGACGTCGCGAAAGCCGACGGGGTGCCTGCGTTTGTGGTCTTCTCCGACGCGACGCTCACCGCCATCGCGGAGGCGATGCCCACGACCATCGAGCAGCTGCTGAGTATCTCGGGCATCGGCCAGGTCAAGGTGCAGCGCTACGGTGAGGATCTGCTGGGGGTGTTGGCACCCTTCGCCTAG